A window from Bacteroidota bacterium encodes these proteins:
- a CDS encoding 3-hydroxybutyryl-CoA dehydrogenase has protein sequence MSINTLCVCGAGTMGSGIAQAAIQSGVYTILYEPNEAVLEKAKAGIEKSFHMLVDKGKINEEIKNKALQHIQYSNDVQGLLADVFIEAIVEKIEIKIGLFNQLAEMNHGESIFATNTSSLSVTKIAEGVINPARVIGMHFFNPATIMKLVEVVNTEFTNQQTTDTIIELAKTMGKTPVLCKDAPGFIVNRVARPYYTEALRLAEEKISSFEQTDRLMEATGFKMGPFKLMDLIGNDINYAVSCSVHQQLGNPDRLKPSFIQKEKVDSGKLGKKSGEGYYQY, from the coding sequence ATGAGCATTAATACACTTTGTGTTTGCGGGGCAGGAACGATGGGCAGCGGTATTGCGCAGGCTGCTATTCAGTCAGGCGTATATACCATATTATATGAACCCAACGAAGCAGTGCTGGAAAAAGCAAAGGCTGGTATTGAAAAAAGCTTCCATATGCTGGTAGATAAAGGGAAGATAAACGAAGAAATAAAAAATAAAGCACTACAGCATATTCAGTATAGCAATGATGTGCAGGGTCTGCTAGCTGATGTATTTATTGAAGCGATCGTTGAAAAGATTGAAATAAAGATCGGCTTGTTCAACCAGTTGGCTGAAATGAACCATGGTGAATCCATATTCGCCACTAATACTTCTTCTTTATCTGTTACTAAAATTGCTGAAGGTGTTATTAACCCTGCAAGAGTGATCGGCATGCATTTTTTTAACCCCGCTACAATTATGAAACTGGTGGAAGTGGTGAACACAGAATTTACCAATCAACAAACTACCGATACAATTATTGAATTAGCGAAGACAATGGGCAAAACGCCGGTGCTTTGTAAAGATGCACCAGGATTTATTGTAAACCGGGTAGCCAGGCCTTATTATACAGAAGCATTGCGTCTTGCAGAAGAGAAAATTTCATCTTTCGAACAAACAGACAGGCTGATGGAAGCAACAGGTTTTAAAATGGGACCCTTTAAACTGATGGACCTGATCGGTAATGATATTAATTATGCGGTAAGCTGTTCTGTTCATCAGCAATTAGGAAATCCCGATAGGCTTAAACCTTCTTTTATACAAAAAGAAAAAGTTGACAGCGGTAAGTTGGGTAAAAAATCCGGAGAGGGCTATTATCAATATTAA
- the pheS gene encoding phenylalanine--tRNA ligase subunit alpha — protein MEQLLQQIDSYKKEIEAFNGADAKAVEEFRIKWLGTKGLVKTIMGEMKNVPNERKKEAGQILNEFKIFTESKYEELKQSANGSSHSAISNIDLTLPGDELPLGARHPITMMKNRIISIFQRLGFAVAEGPEIEDDFHNFTALNLPEHHPARDMQDTFYIQQNPDWLLRTHTSNTQIREMEKGKLPIRVICPGRVYRNETVSARSHCFFHQLEGLYIDENVSFADLKQTLYFFVKEMYGKDVKVRFRPSYFPFTEPSAEMDISCTLCNGEGCSVCKKTGWLEILGCGMVHPNVLSNCGIDPNKYSGYAWGMGIERPALLKYGINDIRLFSENDVRFLKQFTSAV, from the coding sequence ATGGAGCAACTGTTACAACAAATAGATTCTTATAAAAAAGAAATAGAAGCATTCAATGGTGCGGATGCAAAAGCTGTGGAAGAATTCCGCATCAAATGGCTCGGTACAAAGGGCCTGGTGAAAACCATTATGGGTGAAATGAAGAATGTGCCGAATGAAAGAAAAAAAGAAGCCGGACAAATACTGAATGAGTTCAAGATCTTCACTGAAAGCAAATATGAAGAACTGAAACAGTCGGCAAATGGCAGTTCACACTCTGCTATCAGTAATATTGATCTGACTTTACCCGGTGATGAATTACCGTTGGGTGCAAGACATCCTATCACGATGATGAAGAACAGGATTATTTCTATTTTTCAGCGACTCGGGTTTGCTGTCGCCGAAGGCCCTGAGATCGAAGATGATTTTCACAACTTCACTGCACTCAACCTGCCGGAGCATCATCCCGCCCGTGATATGCAGGATACATTTTATATACAACAAAATCCTGACTGGCTGCTCCGCACACATACCAGCAATACACAGATACGTGAAATGGAAAAAGGTAAGTTGCCGATCCGTGTCATTTGTCCCGGTCGTGTATATCGCAATGAAACGGTGAGTGCAAGAAGCCATTGCTTTTTTCACCAGTTGGAAGGATTATATATTGATGAGAACGTTTCTTTCGCCGATCTCAAACAAACGCTTTACTTTTTTGTAAAAGAAATGTACGGCAAGGATGTAAAGGTTCGTTTCCGCCCTTCTTATTTTCCTTTTACTGAGCCCAGTGCCGAAATGGATATCAGTTGCACACTCTGCAATGGCGAAGGATGCAGCGTATGTAAGAAAACTGGCTGGCTGGAGATCCTTGGTTGCGGTATGGTACATCCAAATGTCTTATCCAACTGTGGTATTGACCCGAATAAATATTCCGGCTATGCATGGGGTATGGGTATCGAACGACCTGCATTGCTGAAATATGGAATCAATGACATTCGTCTCTTCAGTGAGAATGATGTGCGATTTTTGAAACAGTTTACATCGGCAGTATAA
- a CDS encoding arginase, with protein sequence MSDHRNLSEFLDPVNLHEISFDEAYKDGQLGKTINLYDEYFPDIDEADIIIIGCGEQRGSGLIHGQSKAPDVIRRNLYRLFYWHPDVRVADIGNIKTGALYTDSYAALRTVVKEILDAGKTAIILGGSHDLTLSQYYAYAENKKIIEASCVDALIDLNLDSPFKHENFLMEMLTGEPNFLRHYNHVAFQSFYVHPRMLETMDKLRFDCYRVGSVKENIDEMEPVIRNSNMLSFDISAIASAYAPANTITPNGLNGEEACVLMRYAGLSPNITSIGVYGYDAQHDKDELTAKQIAHMIWYVLDGRSRGRREAAIDEKDSFNEYHTAFAEVETTFLQSKKTGRWWMQLPDKKFIACSYKDYLLASSNEIPERWLRAQERS encoded by the coding sequence ATGTCAGACCATCGCAACCTCTCCGAATTTTTAGACCCGGTCAATCTTCATGAAATCTCTTTTGATGAAGCCTATAAAGACGGTCAGCTGGGTAAGACGATCAATTTGTATGATGAATACTTTCCTGATATTGATGAGGCGGATATAATAATAATAGGCTGCGGAGAACAGCGGGGAAGCGGCCTGATACATGGTCAGAGTAAGGCGCCGGATGTGATACGCAGAAATTTGTACCGTTTGTTTTACTGGCACCCGGATGTACGGGTTGCAGATATTGGAAATATAAAAACCGGGGCCTTATACACCGATTCGTATGCAGCACTGCGTACCGTGGTAAAAGAAATACTTGATGCAGGTAAAACAGCGATCATTCTTGGTGGCTCGCATGATCTTACCTTATCACAGTACTATGCATATGCCGAGAATAAAAAAATTATTGAAGCCTCTTGTGTTGATGCATTGATCGACCTGAATCTCGACTCACCTTTCAAGCATGAAAATTTCCTGATGGAGATGCTGACCGGTGAACCGAATTTTCTGAGACATTATAATCATGTGGCCTTTCAGAGTTTTTATGTGCATCCCCGTATGCTGGAAACAATGGATAAGCTGCGTTTTGATTGTTACCGTGTAGGCAGCGTAAAAGAAAATATTGATGAAATGGAGCCGGTGATACGCAACAGCAATATGCTCAGCTTTGATATCTCGGCGATTGCCAGCGCCTATGCACCAGCAAATACTATTACCCCTAATGGACTGAATGGCGAAGAAGCCTGTGTGCTGATGCGCTATGCAGGGCTGAGTCCCAACATTACCAGCATTGGTGTATATGGCTACGATGCACAGCATGATAAAGATGAACTTACGGCTAAACAGATTGCCCACATGATCTGGTATGTGCTTGATGGCCGCAGCCGCGGCAGAAGAGAAGCGGCGATTGATGAAAAAGATTCTTTCAACGAATACCATACAGCTTTTGCCGAAGTAGAAACCACTTTTCTGCAAAGCAAAAAGACCGGCCGCTGGTGGATGCAATTGCCCGATAAAAAATTCATCGCCTGCAGTTATAAAGATTATTTACTGGCCAGTAGCAATGAAATACCTGAAAGATGGTTGAGGGCACAGGAGAGAAGTTGA
- the dacB gene encoding D-alanyl-D-alanine carboxypeptidase/D-alanyl-D-alanine-endopeptidase — protein sequence MRMIKFQYSMPSFQFKGFFYTLLATGYLLLVSCGVTKQISKSAEQSVINDSSLVNAHIGISIYEPKIGKYWYNYNGEKYFVPASNTKIPTCYAAMKYLGDSLVGLKYGLIEETSYSNKLVAIHPTGDPTFLHSDFKYQPVYEFFKKELGNERIEICYMDTVWKDERWGSGWSWNDYEEPYMAERSSFPIYGNTINVKLHEVNDRILEKKTGFSSGKIQLFKTGSVYFDSILNKIPLIQVYNHDVVKSPKFKLELQRSIDGNNFSIKTLQTNLVEQNITFDTKWSTTALDILKSEFKINWGFLFRGKNNEYWHECDTRHDYPITLHINKWNIIHSQPTDSLLKPMMHRSDNFFAEQSLLMVSNEMLGVMNDAKIIDTLLKTDFKDLPQKPRWVDGSGLSRYNLFTPQDFVAILGKMEKEFGMNRIKEIFATGGEGTISSYYKSDSGFIYAKTGTLSGVVALSGFLTTKKGKQLLFSVLVNNHNGSATAVRRAVEKFIQGIRNTY from the coding sequence TTGCGAATGATAAAATTTCAATATTCAATGCCTAGTTTTCAATTTAAAGGATTCTTCTATACCCTACTTGCCACTGGCTACTTGCTACTTGTCTCTTGTGGTGTTACAAAACAAATCTCCAAATCAGCCGAACAATCTGTTATTAATGATAGCTCATTGGTGAATGCACATATCGGTATCAGCATTTACGAACCGAAAATCGGAAAGTATTGGTATAATTATAATGGTGAAAAATATTTTGTACCGGCAAGTAATACTAAAATTCCTACCTGCTATGCAGCGATGAAATATTTGGGGGATAGTTTGGTTGGATTGAAGTATGGCCTTATTGAAGAGACTAGCTATAGTAATAAACTTGTTGCCATTCATCCAACAGGAGATCCAACATTTCTACACAGCGATTTCAAGTATCAACCAGTTTACGAGTTCTTTAAAAAAGAACTTGGAAATGAAAGAATTGAAATCTGTTATATGGATACAGTTTGGAAAGATGAACGGTGGGGTAGTGGATGGAGTTGGAACGATTACGAGGAGCCATACATGGCTGAAAGAAGTTCTTTTCCGATTTATGGCAATACGATTAATGTTAAGTTACATGAAGTAAATGATAGGATTCTAGAAAAGAAAACAGGTTTTTCAAGCGGTAAGATTCAACTATTTAAAACTGGAAGTGTGTATTTTGATTCTATACTTAATAAAATACCTTTAATTCAAGTCTATAATCACGATGTCGTAAAATCTCCTAAATTCAAATTAGAACTTCAGAGAAGTATAGATGGAAATAATTTTAGTATTAAAACACTTCAAACAAATCTTGTTGAACAAAACATCACGTTCGATACAAAATGGTCAACCACCGCTCTTGATATATTAAAAAGTGAGTTTAAGATAAATTGGGGTTTTCTTTTTCGAGGGAAAAATAATGAATATTGGCATGAGTGTGATACCAGACATGATTACCCCATTACTCTTCACATCAATAAATGGAACATCATCCATTCTCAACCCACCGACTCCCTTCTCAAACCCATGATGCATCGTAGTGATAATTTTTTTGCAGAGCAAAGCCTGCTGATGGTAAGCAATGAAATGCTAGGAGTAATGAATGATGCAAAGATCATTGATACTTTACTCAAAACAGATTTTAAAGACCTGCCGCAAAAACCAAGATGGGTAGATGGTTCTGGTCTCAGCCGCTATAATTTATTTACTCCACAGGATTTTGTTGCTATACTCGGTAAAATGGAAAAAGAATTTGGCATGAACCGCATCAAAGAAATTTTTGCAACCGGCGGTGAAGGAACAATCAGCAGTTACTATAAATCAGATAGTGGATTTATTTATGCTAAAACCGGAACACTCAGCGGTGTAGTTGCACTCAGCGGTTTTCTTACTACCAAAAAAGGCAAGCAATTGCTGTTTTCGGTACTGGTAAATAATCACAATGGCTCTGCTACTGCTGTAAGAAGAGCGGTAGAAAAATTTATACAAGGCATTAGGAATACATATTAA
- the mutL gene encoding DNA mismatch repair endonuclease MutL — MQDRILLLPDNIANQIAAGEVIQRPASAVKELLENAVDSGATEIKLIINDAGKSLVHVIDNGSGMSETDARMSFERHATSKITTIEDLFHIKTMGFRGEALASIAAVAQVELKTKRAEDETGTYIEIENSVVKKQEPIAAPNGSSIAMKNLFFNVPARRNFLKSNAAEMRHIVDEFTRVALAFPHVFFSLTANNQQLFHLEAGSTKQRILQVLGNNYNAKLVPVKEDTDYMNISGFVGKPDTAKKTRGDQYFFVNNRFIKSAYLNHAVMSAYQEMIAKDSFPMYCLFIELDPAVVDVNVHPTKQEIKFEDEKIIYAFVQAAVKHALAQFSISPTLDFSLNADIQQLPSVQQPFTKEKESSAASTSIFKGFTQKHQAHFIEPSKKSELKHWKEFYEGRSSQESGVRSQEKENIQQSTFNNQLSSEEKIDSFESLLIAHSSQPAALNSSLTQLHNQYIIAQTPAGFILIDQQAAHERVIYERLMSASKDKPVATQRTMFPVTVEFAPADAALMNELNNDLQQLGFLIEPFGKNTFVIQGTPADVPQGNEKKSIDSLLEQYKHFSNDLKFSKREKLVRSIAWQQAIKPGTSLTEKEMSGLVDDLFHCAIPNSSPDGNPTYLEFKSEQINKMFGK; from the coding sequence GTGCAGGACAGGATTCTTTTATTACCCGACAATATTGCCAACCAGATAGCGGCCGGTGAAGTGATTCAGCGGCCGGCATCCGCGGTAAAGGAGCTACTTGAAAATGCTGTCGACTCAGGTGCCACAGAAATCAAACTGATCATTAATGATGCGGGCAAATCATTGGTCCATGTAATTGACAATGGCAGCGGCATGAGTGAAACAGATGCAAGGATGAGTTTTGAACGTCACGCTACATCCAAGATCACCACCATCGAGGATCTCTTCCATATCAAAACAATGGGCTTCCGTGGTGAGGCATTGGCTTCTATTGCCGCGGTAGCACAGGTGGAACTGAAAACCAAGCGAGCCGAAGATGAAACAGGAACTTATATAGAAATTGAAAATAGTGTCGTAAAAAAACAGGAGCCGATTGCCGCACCTAACGGTAGCAGCATTGCGATGAAGAATCTATTTTTCAATGTTCCTGCCCGGCGCAATTTTTTAAAAAGCAACGCAGCCGAGATGCGGCATATTGTGGATGAGTTTACAAGAGTTGCTTTGGCCTTTCCGCATGTATTTTTTTCGCTTACAGCCAACAACCAGCAGTTATTTCATCTCGAAGCGGGTAGTACAAAGCAGCGGATACTACAAGTGTTGGGAAATAATTACAATGCCAAATTGGTTCCGGTAAAAGAAGACACTGATTACATGAATATTTCAGGTTTTGTTGGCAAACCTGATACGGCCAAAAAGACAAGAGGTGACCAGTATTTTTTTGTAAACAACCGGTTTATTAAAAGTGCTTACCTGAATCATGCGGTGATGAGTGCTTACCAGGAAATGATCGCAAAAGATAGTTTCCCGATGTACTGTTTGTTTATTGAATTGGATCCTGCTGTAGTAGATGTGAATGTACACCCGACCAAACAGGAAATAAAATTTGAAGATGAGAAGATCATCTATGCATTTGTGCAGGCAGCAGTGAAACATGCACTGGCACAGTTCAGCATTTCACCCACATTGGATTTTTCGTTGAATGCCGATATACAACAACTGCCATCAGTACAGCAACCTTTCACTAAAGAAAAAGAATCTTCTGCTGCATCCACTTCTATCTTCAAAGGGTTTACACAAAAACACCAGGCACATTTTATTGAGCCATCCAAGAAGAGTGAACTGAAGCATTGGAAGGAATTTTATGAAGGAAGAAGTAGTCAGGAGTCGGGAGTCAGGAGTCAGGAGAAAGAAAATATTCAACAATCAACATTCAATAATCAATTATCAAGTGAAGAAAAAATTGATTCATTTGAGTCTTTGCTCATAGCTCATAGCTCACAGCCAGCAGCTCTAAATTCTTCACTTACCCAACTCCACAATCAATATATCATTGCACAGACTCCGGCAGGTTTTATATTAATAGACCAGCAGGCGGCGCATGAAAGAGTGATCTATGAAAGACTGATGAGTGCATCAAAGGATAAACCGGTAGCCACACAACGAACCATGTTCCCGGTTACAGTTGAGTTTGCCCCTGCTGATGCAGCATTGATGAATGAATTGAATAATGATCTTCAGCAACTCGGCTTTCTAATCGAACCTTTTGGCAAAAACACATTTGTAATACAAGGCACGCCGGCTGATGTACCGCAAGGCAATGAAAAAAAATCAATTGATTCGTTGCTTGAACAGTATAAACATTTCAGTAATGATCTGAAATTCTCCAAACGGGAAAAGTTAGTTCGTTCCATTGCATGGCAGCAGGCCATTAAGCCAGGTACTTCATTAACTGAAAAAGAAATGAGTGGACTGGTGGATGATTTGTTTCACTGTGCTATACCAAACTCTTCGCCTGATGGTAATCCAACCTATCTTGAATTCAAGTCGGAACAAATCAACAAAATGTTCGGCAAGTAA
- the mreD gene encoding rod shape-determining protein MreD: MNPLISNIIRFVLLIFLQVYVLFEINPLHKEVVPYIYFVFILWLPFSVSKWWLLILGFLTGLTIDYFTGQIGFHAAACSMVAYVRPLLIGVLKSREVQEFSYREPSIKSLDTAPYATYVIVLTLLHHGWLTFLQWLQFGTFMQFFIHLVLYTAISLLLIFTVELIFPRRLKFMTNVRQ; this comes from the coding sequence CTGAACCCTCTTATTTCAAATATTATTCGTTTTGTACTGCTGATCTTCCTGCAGGTGTATGTGTTGTTTGAAATTAATCCCCTGCATAAAGAAGTAGTGCCGTATATCTATTTCGTTTTTATTCTCTGGCTGCCATTCTCTGTTTCCAAATGGTGGTTGCTAATACTCGGTTTTCTTACCGGGCTTACTATTGATTACTTCACCGGGCAAATCGGCTTTCACGCAGCCGCCTGCAGCATGGTAGCTTATGTGAGGCCATTGCTGATCGGTGTTTTAAAATCAAGAGAAGTACAGGAGTTCAGCTACCGTGAGCCTTCTATCAAATCGCTTGACACAGCACCTTATGCTACTTATGTAATCGTTCTTACGTTATTACATCATGGCTGGCTTACATTCCTGCAATGGTTGCAGTTTGGCACCTTCATGCAGTTTTTTATCCACCTGGTACTTTATACTGCCATCAGCCTGCTGCTTATTTTTACAGTGGAATTAATTTTTCCCCGTCGTTTGAAGTTTATGACCAATGTACGGCAATAA
- a CDS encoding rod shape-determining protein MreC, with amino-acid sequence MRNVFLFIRRYFTFVTFLVLQGLALFMISRFNKFHRALLGGKANEITGFFNKRVDKMNDFISQGEENKRLHKLNDSLLNLLKENFVTTDSSARLITDSIQYDTTAPIRKYIYRNAKVVYNSTRFDKNIIQLDRGSNQGVKDNMIVFNSDDCFVGRVVNVSANFSSVMSLLHADIRLNGSLKKTGEFGTVSWDGKDPRYVTLTGIPKGVEVKPGDTILTSTYTFDIPPGRIIGTVQEIVKDNSSNFYNLKIKTAANFYKLQYVHVVENIFRDEQVNLDGETKKLLDGKKPKN; translated from the coding sequence ATGCGTAACGTCTTCCTTTTTATCCGCCGCTATTTCACTTTCGTCACTTTTTTAGTGCTGCAGGGACTGGCTTTGTTTATGATCAGCCGCTTCAACAAATTTCACCGGGCACTGCTGGGTGGTAAAGCAAATGAAATAACAGGTTTTTTTAATAAACGGGTTGATAAAATGAATGACTTTATCAGCCAGGGTGAAGAAAATAAACGGTTGCATAAACTAAACGACTCGCTGCTAAACCTGTTGAAAGAAAATTTTGTAACTACTGATAGCAGCGCAAGATTAATTACCGATTCAATTCAATACGATACTACCGCCCCCATCAGAAAATATATTTATCGTAATGCAAAAGTGGTTTATAACTCCACCCGGTTTGATAAAAACATTATTCAGCTAGACCGCGGCAGCAACCAGGGAGTAAAAGACAATATGATCGTTTTTAACTCCGATGATTGTTTTGTAGGCAGGGTAGTAAACGTGAGTGCCAACTTTAGTTCGGTGATGAGCCTACTGCATGCCGATATACGATTAAATGGTTCCTTGAAAAAAACCGGTGAGTTCGGTACTGTAAGCTGGGATGGCAAAGACCCCCGCTATGTAACGCTTACAGGCATACCCAAAGGCGTGGAAGTAAAACCCGGCGATACAATATTGACTAGCACGTACACATTCGATATTCCACCGGGTCGTATAATCGGCACGGTGCAGGAAATTGTAAAAGACAACTCTTCAAATTTTTACAACCTGAAAATAAAAACAGCCGCTAATTTTTACAAGCTGCAATATGTACATGTGGTAGAAAATATTTTCCGGGATGAGCAGGTGAACCTGGATGGAGAAACAAAAAAATTACTGGACGGAAAGAAACCTAAAAATTAA
- a CDS encoding rod shape-determining protein, with amino-acid sequence MGLFNWFTQEIAIDLGTANTLIIHNDEVVVNEPSIVALDRNNPKNVLAVGKRALMMHEKTHESIRTVRPLKDGVIADFNAAELMIRELIKLVYPKKPWFPPSWRMMICIPSSITEVEKRAVRDSAEQAGAKEVYLIHEPMAAALGIGIDVEEPVGNMIIDIGGGTTGITVIALAGIVCDQSIRIAGDEFTADIMEALRRYHSLLIGERTAEQIKIQIGAAMKDLETPPDDIPVNGRDLVTGIPKQIMVSYQEIAEALDKSIFKIEEAILKALEQTPPELAADIYRRGLYLTGGGALLRGLDKRLSQKIKLPVHIADDPLKSVVRGTGIALKNYDRYPFVMR; translated from the coding sequence ATGGGACTTTTTAACTGGTTTACACAAGAAATAGCAATCGACCTGGGTACTGCTAATACCCTCATTATACATAACGATGAAGTAGTGGTGAATGAACCAAGTATCGTGGCTCTCGACCGCAATAACCCCAAAAACGTGTTGGCGGTGGGCAAAAGAGCATTGATGATGCATGAAAAAACCCATGAAAGCATCCGTACGGTACGTCCGCTTAAAGACGGTGTGATAGCAGATTTCAACGCTGCCGAGCTGATGATCCGTGAGTTGATAAAACTCGTTTATCCCAAAAAACCCTGGTTTCCCCCGAGCTGGCGAATGATGATCTGTATCCCTTCTTCTATTACAGAAGTAGAAAAAAGAGCTGTTCGTGACAGTGCCGAACAGGCGGGTGCCAAAGAGGTTTACCTGATCCACGAGCCGATGGCTGCCGCACTCGGTATCGGTATCGATGTGGAAGAGCCGGTAGGTAATATGATCATTGATATCGGTGGTGGTACTACTGGTATCACGGTTATTGCATTGGCAGGTATTGTCTGCGACCAGAGTATTCGCATCGCCGGTGATGAATTTACAGCTGATATTATGGAGGCTTTGCGCCGCTATCATAGTTTATTGATTGGTGAACGTACTGCCGAGCAGATAAAGATCCAGATCGGTGCCGCCATGAAAGATCTGGAAACACCACCCGATGACATTCCGGTGAATGGCCGTGACCTCGTAACTGGTATTCCAAAACAAATTATGGTGAGCTACCAGGAAATTGCTGAAGCGTTGGATAAGAGTATTTTCAAAATTGAAGAAGCTATTCTGAAAGCATTGGAACAAACTCCTCCTGAATTGGCTGCCGATATTTACCGTCGCGGTCTTTACCTTACTGGTGGTGGCGCCCTGCTGAGAGGTTTGGACAAACGTTTAAGCCAGAAAATAAAATTGCCTGTACATATTGCTGATGATCCGTTGAAAAGTGTGGTACGTGGTACAGGTATCGCCCTGAAAAATTATGACAGGTATCCTTTTGTGATGAGATAA
- the hemW gene encoding radical SAM family heme chaperone HemW: protein MAGIYIHIPFCRQACNYCNFHFATSLHYKNEMVVALLKEMQVRKDYLQDEQVETIYFGGGTPSLLSIEDCQSLIDQCKTVFNVTGDAEITIETNPDDITEEKLTGWKTAGINRLSIGVQSFFEEDLQWMNRAHNAEQAINSLQLAIKQFNNITIDLIYGHPLLTDEKWEENVKTVIAMDIPHISCYALTVEPKTPLAKLIREHQKEDIEPGQQAHQFLLLMDWLGEAGYEHYEISNFAKPGMRSRHNSSYWSGKKYLGIGPSAHSFDGVSRQWNIANNKLYIESTANGMLPEEKEILTDVQRLNEYIMTSLRTMEGLDLEKAGGSDLRMKSQKFIITGKMIEENGFLKLTREGKLFADGIAAELFS from the coding sequence TTGGCTGGCATTTATATACATATCCCTTTTTGCAGGCAGGCCTGTAACTATTGCAATTTCCATTTTGCCACTTCGCTTCACTATAAAAACGAGATGGTTGTTGCTTTATTGAAAGAAATGCAGGTAAGGAAAGATTACTTGCAAGATGAGCAGGTTGAAACTATTTATTTTGGAGGAGGTACGCCAAGTTTATTGAGTATTGAAGATTGTCAATCGCTGATTGATCAATGCAAAACAGTTTTTAATGTAACCGGCGATGCAGAAATTACAATTGAAACAAATCCTGATGATATAACAGAAGAAAAATTAACAGGCTGGAAAACAGCAGGCATAAACAGGCTAAGTATAGGAGTTCAATCATTTTTTGAAGAAGATCTGCAATGGATGAACAGGGCACATAATGCAGAGCAAGCAATCAACAGTTTACAGTTAGCGATCAAACAATTTAATAATATAACAATTGATCTTATTTACGGTCATCCTTTACTGACTGATGAAAAATGGGAAGAGAATGTCAAAACAGTCATTGCAATGGATATACCACATATTTCATGTTATGCCTTAACAGTTGAACCCAAAACTCCATTGGCTAAATTGATACGGGAGCATCAGAAAGAAGATATTGAACCCGGTCAGCAGGCACACCAGTTTTTATTGCTGATGGATTGGTTGGGCGAAGCCGGATATGAACATTATGAAATTTCCAATTTTGCAAAACCGGGTATGAGAAGCAGGCATAATTCATCTTACTGGTCTGGAAAAAAATATTTAGGCATTGGGCCCTCAGCACATTCCTTTGATGGTGTAAGCCGCCAATGGAATATTGCAAATAATAAACTCTATATCGAATCAACAGCAAATGGAATGCTGCCAGAAGAAAAGGAAATATTAACTGATGTACAAAGATTGAATGAGTATATCATGACATCATTACGTACAATGGAAGGATTGGATTTGGAGAAAGCCGGTGGCTCGGACCTGAGAATGAAAAGCCAAAAATTTATTATTACAGGAAAAATGATCGAAGAGAATGGTTTTTTAAAACTAACCCGTGAAGGGAAATTGTTTGCGGACGGAATAGCGGCTGAACTATTTAGTTAG